A window from Melitaea cinxia chromosome 5, ilMelCinx1.1, whole genome shotgun sequence encodes these proteins:
- the LOC123654070 gene encoding alcohol dehydrogenase-like: MFSLENKSVIVTGGANGIGAVIVKEFLKENPKHVAILDLDEDSGKRLENNLVTKYSEEKVKFYKCDVTNDDQLIGIFHEVVKKFGAIDVVVNNADTVLETMDTYKKEIAINYTAVVTSTLKALQLMRVDQGGKGGTIINISSLCALMQRSPFLFVYASTKSAVLHFSNCIGNEKYFNHTNVRVLTMCLGYTDTDTLIKYNTFDDIIDEVLSTTIETLKNNKSQSAETVAQGIVQAYKEGKSGSTWVIDKDEISDVTDNIHQAYEIMFKY, from the exons ATGTTTAGTTTGGAAAATAAATCTGTGATTGTTACCGGAGGTGCAAATGGCATCGGTGCAGTCATTGTAAAGGAATTTCTTAAGGAAAATCCaaag caTGTTGCTATTTTGGACTTAGATGAAGATTCGGGAAAAAGACTCGAAAACAACCTTGTAACAAAATACAGTGAAGAAAAAGTAAAGTTCTATAAATGTGATGTGACAAATGATGATCAACTGATTGGTATATTCCATGAAGTTGTAAAAAAGTTTGGAGCCATTGACGTTGTTGTGAATAACGCTGATACAGTTCTTGAAACAATGGatacatacaaaaaagaaattgcCATTAATTAT ACTGCAGTAGTGACGTCGACATTAAAAGCCTTGCAACTAATGCGAGTCGATCAAGGAGGGAAAGGAggaacaattattaatatttcgtccCTTTGTGCTCTAATGCAAAGATctccatttttatttgtatatgcgtCGACTAAAAGCGCAGTACTTCATTTTAGTAACTGTATTGGG aatgaaaaatattttaaccacACCAATGTTCGTGTATTGACAATGTGTTTAGGATACACGGATACTGATACATTAATCAAGTATAATACATTCGATGATATTATAGATGAAGTATTGAGTACCACCATAGAGacgttaaaaaataacaagtcACAATC GGCAGAAACAGTTGCACAAGGAATTGTACAAGCATACAAGGAAGGCAAAAGTGGAAGTACATGGGTAATTGACAAGGATGAAATCTCTGACGTTACCGACAATATCCATCAAGCCTACGaaattatgttcaaatattaa
- the LOC123653865 gene encoding 15-hydroxyprostaglandin dehydrogenase [NAD(+)]-like, with protein sequence MYDIIDKVIVITGGANGIGKCLVQEFLKEKAKYVAFIDIDDVAGKEFEKEIELKYGNGKAKFFKCDVTKLNQLYDVFDEIAKENEYIDIVVNNAGIAVESPEMFVKEIEVNFTSVVSSSLKALEIMRVDHGGKGGTIINISSIAALSRNIGHLHIYAATKKAILCFSNRIGETHYPRTNVRVMTTCFGLTDTQLVRNCVEFDEIANENIEQLAAFISNKNVFQRYEHIHAEDVAKGVVECYKVGKSGSTWLINKEVLEITDKVIEADDILAANIVM encoded by the exons ATGTACGATATAATTGATAAAGTGATTGTGATTACTGGTGGAGCAAATGGAATAGGAAAATGTTTAGTACaggaatttttaaaagaaaaagcaAAG tacgTAGCATTCATTGATATAGATGACGTCGCAGGAAAAGAATTTGAAAAGGAAATTGAATTAAAGTATGGTAATGGAAAAgcaaagttttttaaatgtgatgTAACAAAACTAAACCAATTGTATGATGTTTTTGATGAAATTGCGAAGGAAAATGAATACATCGATATAGTTGTAAACAATGCTGGGATTGCTGTTGAATCTCCTGAGATGTTTGTGAAAGAGATTGAGGTTAACTTt ACTTCGGTAGTCTCGTCTTCTCTTAAAGCTTTAGAGATTATGCGTGTTGATCATGGAGGGAAAGGAGGTACAATAATCAATATCTCTTCAATCGCAGCTCTATCAAGGAATATTGGACATCTTCATATATATGCAGCGACTAAAAAAGCTATACTCTGTTTCAGCAATAGAATTGga gagacTCATTATCCTCGTACAAATGTACGTGTGATGACTACATGCTTCGGGTTGACTGATACTCAATTAGTACGCAATTGTGTAGAGTTCGACGAAATTGCTAATGAAAATATCGAACAGCTTGCAGCATTTATTTCTAACAAGAATGTATTTCAAAGGTATGAACATATTCA CGCTGAAGATGTTGCTAAAGGAGTAGTGGAGTGTTACAAGGTTGGTAAAAGCGGTAGCACTTGGTTAATTAATAAAGAAGTTTTGGAAATCACTGACAAAGTTATAGAGGCTGATGATATTTTGGCAGCAAACATTGTTATGTAA
- the LOC123653669 gene encoding 15-hydroxyprostaglandin dehydrogenase [NAD(+)]-like, translating into MFTLENKSVIVTGGANGIGASIVKEFLKENPKHVAILDINEKSGKKLEEGLAKIYTAEKVKFYKCDVTNDDQLFGIFHEVAKKFGAIDVVVNNAGIAHETMDTYKKEIAINYTAVVTSTLKALQLMRVDQGGKGGTIINISSIAALQQVSPYLFVYSSTKSAVLHFSNCIGKDKYFNHTNVRVLTLCFGVTDTDIFQKYDSFDDIINKNVFKIIEYYNKNNLMQSPDIVAQGVVQAYKEGSSGSTWLVDNNKISDISDNIQQAYKIMSRI; encoded by the exons ATGTTTACTTTGGAAAATAAATCTGTGATTGTTACTGGAGGTGCAAACGGCATCGGTGCATCCATTGTAAAAGAATTTCTCAAGGAAAATCCAAAG CATGTTGCCATTTTAGACATAAACGAAAAATCAGGAAAGAAACTAGAAGAAGGTTTAGCAAAAATATATACTGCAGAAAAAGTAAAGTTCTACAAATGTGATGTGACAAATGATGATCAACTGTTTGGCATATTTCATGAAGTTGCAAAAAAGTTTGGAGCCATTGATGTTGTTGTGAACAACGCTGGAATAGCTCATGAGACTATGGatacatacaaaaaagaaattgcTATTAATTAC ACTGCAGTGGTGACATCAACATTAAAGGCATTGCAACTTATGCGTGTAGATCAAGGAGGGAAGGGGggaacaattattaatatttcatcgaTAGCTGCTCTTCAACAAGTATCACCATATCTGTTTGTGTATTCGTCTACTAAAAGTGCTGTACTTCATTTTAGTAATTGTATTGGG aaggataaatattttaatcacacCAATGTCCGTGTACTAACATTGTGTTTTGGAGTCACGGATACGGATATATTCCAGAAATACGATTCATTCgatgatataattaataaaaatgtttttaaaatcatcgaatactataataaaaataacttgatGCAATC GCCGGACATAGTTGCTCAAGGGGTTGTACAAGCATACAAAGAAGGATCAAGTGGAAGCACGTGGCTCGTTGATAACAATAAGATATCTGACATCTCTGACAATATACAACAAGCCTACAAAATTATGTCAAGAATATGA